The following proteins come from a genomic window of Phnomibacter ginsenosidimutans:
- a CDS encoding outer membrane beta-barrel protein, translating into MKRINMLLMGVAALLSVEAFAQQKFTAPKGLDIRIGYGVVPMQNIQESFSNELVPELADNNAIDLKKKGSGVFSASLNYQTKSRFGFGVDVLYGQTQSEFAYTNTSKSTVSSQWFTVMAKGSFMYYRDAFNVPNVELYGAAALGSSFREATGTVNNVEKSKSMSYFAYQFTPLGVRTGQKVAFWAELGYGYKGLLNAGVSIRL; encoded by the coding sequence ATGAAGCGAATAAACATGCTGTTGATGGGCGTAGCTGCCCTATTAAGTGTTGAGGCTTTTGCCCAACAAAAATTTACTGCTCCCAAAGGGCTCGACATCCGGATTGGCTATGGCGTAGTACCCATGCAAAACATACAGGAAAGTTTTTCCAACGAACTGGTGCCGGAGCTGGCTGATAACAACGCCATTGACCTCAAGAAAAAAGGATCGGGTGTGTTTAGTGCCAGCCTCAACTACCAAACCAAAAGCCGATTTGGTTTTGGTGTAGATGTACTGTATGGCCAAACCCAAAGTGAATTTGCCTATACCAATACATCAAAATCAACGGTAAGCAGTCAGTGGTTTACAGTAATGGCCAAGGGCAGTTTCATGTATTACCGCGATGCATTCAATGTGCCCAATGTTGAACTGTATGGTGCTGCTGCACTGGGTTCCTCTTTCAGAGAAGCAACAGGCACTGTAAACAATGTAGAGAAAAGCAAGAGCATGTCTTACTTCGCTTATCAGTTTACACCATTGGGCGTACGCACTGGCCAAAAAGTAGCTTTTTGGGCAGAACTGGGGTATGGCTACAAAGGCTTACTCAATGCCGGCGTCAGCATCCGATTATAA
- a CDS encoding dihydropteroate synthase — translation MTVIKPYLRLAGLEPLVVRPETNFVNVGERTNVTGSKMFARLIRENKYEEALSVARQQVENGAQIIDVNMDDALLDGVQAMVTFLNLLQSEPDIARIPIMIDSSKFEIIEAGLKCVQGKCIVNSISMKEGEAKFIEQAYICRDYGAAVIVMAFDEVGQADTEDRKVEICHRAYKILTEQVGFDPQDIIFDPNIFAVATGLEEHNNYGVDFIKATRRIKQLMPLTKVSGGVSNLSFSFRGNDHVREAMHSVFLYHAIKAGMDMGIVNAGQLVVYDEIEPTLRDLCEDVILNRNNDNNEATEKLIAFAETVKAKGKEVKKDETWRLAPVAERLKHALVNGITDYVDADTEEARQLLPRPLDVIEGPLMDGMNVVGDLFGAGKMFLPQVVKSARVMKKSVAYLTPFIEAEKSRQC, via the coding sequence ATGACTGTCATCAAACCATACCTCCGCTTAGCCGGCCTTGAACCCTTGGTGGTTCGGCCCGAAACGAACTTTGTAAACGTTGGTGAAAGAACCAATGTAACGGGTTCCAAAATGTTTGCCCGTCTCATACGGGAAAACAAATACGAAGAAGCCCTGAGCGTAGCCCGCCAGCAGGTAGAAAACGGTGCCCAAATCATCGACGTAAACATGGACGATGCCCTGCTCGATGGGGTACAGGCCATGGTAACCTTCCTCAACCTGCTGCAAAGCGAACCCGACATAGCCCGCATTCCCATCATGATCGATTCTTCTAAGTTTGAGATCATTGAAGCGGGTTTGAAATGCGTACAAGGCAAGTGCATCGTCAACTCTATTTCGATGAAGGAAGGCGAAGCCAAGTTCATAGAACAGGCCTACATCTGCCGCGACTACGGCGCTGCGGTGATTGTTATGGCATTCGACGAAGTAGGCCAGGCTGATACTGAAGATCGAAAAGTGGAGATTTGCCACCGGGCATATAAAATTCTCACTGAGCAAGTGGGTTTCGATCCGCAGGACATCATTTTCGACCCCAATATTTTTGCCGTAGCCACCGGCCTCGAAGAGCACAATAACTATGGGGTTGATTTCATCAAGGCTACCCGCCGCATCAAACAGCTGATGCCTTTGACCAAAGTAAGTGGTGGTGTGAGCAACCTGTCGTTTTCTTTCCGTGGCAACGATCACGTTCGTGAAGCGATGCACAGTGTGTTTTTGTACCATGCCATTAAAGCCGGCATGGACATGGGCATTGTAAACGCCGGCCAGCTGGTGGTGTACGATGAAATAGAGCCAACGCTCAGAGATTTATGCGAAGATGTCATCCTGAACCGCAACAACGACAACAACGAAGCCACCGAAAAACTCATTGCTTTTGCTGAAACAGTAAAAGCAAAGGGCAAGGAAGTAAAGAAAGATGAAACCTGGCGCCTGGCACCTGTGGCCGAAAGATTGAAGCATGCACTCGTAAACGGCATCACCGATTATGTGGATGCGGATACAGAAGAAGCCCGCCAACTGCTGCCCCGTCCGCTGGATGTAATTGAAGGCCCGCTGATGGATGGCATGAATGTGGTAGGCGACTTGTTTGGGGCTGGCAAAATGTTTTTGCCACAGGTAGTCAAAAGTGCCCGTGTGATGAAGAAAAGCGTGGCCTACCTCACGCCTTTTATTGAAGCAGAAAAAAGCCGACAATGCTGA
- a CDS encoding homocysteine S-methyltransferase family protein — translation MSNIREELSKRILVIDGAMGTMIQRHKLEEADYRGERFKDWPSDLKGNNDLLCLTQPHIIVGIHKQYLQAGADIIETNTFNCQVVSLADYGMEALAHELNVAAAKCARQAIEEYRAETGDTTPKFVAGAIGPMNKTLSLSPDVNNPGYRALSFDEAMEAYYTQVQALVEGGVDLLLIETIFDTLNAKAAIVAVKKYFRDSGKPELPISISGTITDASGRTLSGQTLEAFYTSVAHARPLSVGLNCALGAQEMRSHIEELSQIASCYTSAYPNAGLPNAMGEYDEQPHETAHFIEEWAKEGYVNIVGGCCGTTPDHIRHIAQHVKSLKPRAVPVVEKAL, via the coding sequence ATGAGCAACATACGCGAAGAACTCAGCAAACGCATTTTAGTCATTGATGGCGCCATGGGCACCATGATACAGCGCCACAAACTCGAAGAAGCCGACTACCGCGGCGAACGTTTCAAAGATTGGCCCAGCGATCTCAAAGGCAACAACGACCTGTTGTGCCTTACACAGCCGCACATCATTGTGGGCATTCACAAGCAATACCTGCAGGCCGGTGCCGATATTATTGAAACCAACACCTTCAACTGCCAGGTGGTTTCACTCGCCGATTACGGCATGGAGGCACTGGCTCATGAGCTCAACGTTGCCGCTGCCAAGTGTGCCCGCCAGGCCATTGAAGAATACCGTGCCGAAACCGGCGACACCACGCCCAAATTTGTGGCTGGTGCCATTGGCCCCATGAACAAAACCTTGTCGCTCAGCCCCGATGTGAACAACCCCGGCTACCGGGCCCTCAGTTTCGACGAAGCCATGGAAGCCTATTACACACAGGTGCAGGCATTGGTAGAAGGCGGCGTAGATCTGCTCCTCATCGAAACCATTTTTGATACCCTCAATGCCAAAGCGGCTATTGTAGCGGTGAAAAAATATTTCCGCGACAGCGGTAAGCCCGAGCTGCCCATTAGCATCAGCGGTACCATTACCGATGCCAGCGGCCGTACCCTGAGTGGCCAAACGCTGGAAGCTTTTTACACCAGTGTGGCGCATGCCCGTCCGCTGAGTGTGGGGCTCAACTGTGCTCTGGGGGCGCAAGAAATGCGCAGCCACATCGAAGAGCTGAGCCAGATTGCCAGCTGCTATACCAGTGCCTACCCCAATGCCGGCCTGCCCAACGCCATGGGCGAATACGACGAACAACCACACGAAACGGCACACTTTATAGAAGAGTGGGCCAAAGAAGGGTATGTAAACATTGTAGGCGGTTGCTGCGGCACCACACCCGACCACATCCGCCACATAGCCCAGCACGTCAAAAGCCTGAAGCCGAGAGCGGTGCCGGTAGTGGAGAAGGCACTATAA
- a CDS encoding GxxExxY protein — MHEDAIAHVVFQSGLKVHKALGPGLLESAYEECLHYELMQEGLKVERQKGLPLVYESVKMDIGYRLDLIVEDKLIVEIKAVEMLTDVHLAQILTYLKLSGCKLGLLVNFNTALFKDGVRRVINGSL, encoded by the coding sequence ATGCATGAAGATGCCATTGCACACGTTGTTTTTCAATCTGGCCTTAAAGTACACAAAGCATTAGGGCCGGGTTTGTTGGAAAGTGCTTATGAAGAATGCTTGCATTACGAGTTGATGCAGGAAGGATTAAAAGTAGAACGACAAAAGGGATTGCCGCTGGTATACGAATCTGTAAAAATGGACATTGGATATCGGCTCGATTTAATAGTAGAAGACAAACTAATAGTAGAAATAAAAGCAGTAGAAATGTTGACCGATGTGCATTTGGCACAAATCTTAACCTACCTGAAATTATCGGGTTGCAAGCTTGGCTTATTGGTCAATTTTAATACTGCGCTATTCAAAGATGGTGTAAGAAGGGTAATCAATGGATCCTTGTGA
- a CDS encoding vitamin B12 dependent-methionine synthase activation domain-containing protein, translating into MKQKKADNADTSAVATILLATVKGDVHDIGKNIVGVVLACNGYRIVDLGVMVPTDKILDEAQKVGADIIGLSGLITPSLDEMVHVAHEMKRRGMKQPLLIGGATTSRMHTAVKIAPQYDHGVIHVLDASRSVTVAGSLLNNDTKSGFLNTLRNEYDKLAESFHAKKVVKNYLPLAAAQQNKVPINWEGYTPPTPAFTGTKTITDITVETLRPYIDWKPFFIAWEMHGNFPEILTDKVVGTEATKLYNDANALLDKVAAEQWLTPKGVVGFWPAINEGDDVLLQHNNQTTKLNFLRQQAQKAAGQPNFSLADYIAPEPGDHIGAFAVTIAGLEKWIAKFEAEHDDYNKIMLQALADRLAEAFAEYLHEKVRKEYWGYQQQESLSNEQLIKEEYVGIRPAPGYPACPDHTEKYKLFALLNAGEATGITLTESMAMYPASSVCGWYFSHPQSQYFGIGKIQRDQLEDYAKRKGEPIEYAEKWLRPVLE; encoded by the coding sequence TTGAAGCAGAAAAAAGCCGACAATGCTGATACTTCTGCGGTGGCGACCATTTTGTTGGCCACTGTAAAAGGGGATGTGCACGACATTGGTAAAAACATAGTAGGTGTAGTACTGGCATGTAACGGTTATCGCATTGTTGATTTGGGTGTGATGGTGCCTACCGATAAAATTTTGGATGAAGCACAAAAAGTGGGTGCCGATATCATTGGTTTGTCGGGGTTGATTACGCCATCGCTGGATGAAATGGTACACGTAGCCCACGAAATGAAACGCCGGGGTATGAAGCAGCCGCTGCTTATTGGTGGCGCTACCACCAGCCGCATGCACACTGCTGTAAAAATTGCCCCGCAGTACGACCATGGTGTAATTCATGTGTTGGATGCCAGCCGCAGTGTAACCGTTGCGGGCAGCCTGCTCAACAACGATACCAAATCTGGATTTTTGAATACCCTGCGCAATGAATATGATAAACTCGCTGAGAGCTTTCATGCCAAAAAAGTGGTGAAGAATTATTTGCCACTGGCTGCAGCGCAGCAAAACAAAGTACCCATCAACTGGGAAGGCTACACGCCACCTACGCCAGCATTTACTGGCACTAAAACAATTACAGATATTACGGTTGAAACACTTCGTCCGTACATCGATTGGAAACCGTTTTTTATTGCCTGGGAAATGCATGGCAACTTCCCTGAAATACTGACGGATAAAGTAGTGGGTACAGAAGCCACCAAACTGTACAACGATGCCAATGCATTGCTGGATAAAGTAGCCGCAGAACAGTGGCTCACACCAAAAGGCGTGGTAGGTTTTTGGCCCGCCATCAACGAAGGCGATGATGTGTTGCTGCAGCACAACAATCAAACCACCAAGCTCAACTTCCTGCGCCAGCAGGCACAAAAAGCAGCAGGCCAGCCCAACTTTTCATTGGCAGATTATATTGCCCCGGAGCCCGGCGATCATATCGGTGCCTTTGCAGTTACCATTGCCGGTTTAGAAAAATGGATTGCCAAATTTGAAGCCGAACACGACGATTACAACAAGATTATGCTGCAGGCACTCGCAGACCGATTGGCAGAAGCCTTTGCAGAATACCTGCACGAAAAAGTGCGGAAAGAATACTGGGGCTATCAGCAACAAGAAAGCCTGAGCAATGAGCAATTGATTAAAGAAGAGTACGTGGGCATACGCCCGGCACCAGGCTATCCGGCCTGCCCCGATCATACAGAAAAATACAAGCTGTTTGCATTGCTCAATGCAGGTGAAGCCACAGGCATTACCCTCACAGAAAGCATGGCTATGTATCCGGCATCATCGGTGTGTGGTTGGTATTTCAGTCATCCGCAAAGCCAGTACTTTGGCATTGGCAAAATACAACGCGACCAACTGGAAGACTATGCCAAACGAAAAGGTGAACCGATTGAGTACGCAGAAAAATGGCTGCGTCCGGTGTTGGAATAA